The segment ATATAATAAGAAGCAGGAAGAATGAAGATGTTAAATACCTTGACGAAGAAGAAGCAAGAAGATGAAGAACGGCACAAAGGGGGAATGAAAAAAGCAGCCCTAAGAAGAGAAGATATGGAAAAGCTaaggaaaaaaatgaaatatttatTAAAGAATAAGACATAAGAACTAGGAGGAGAAAGTACCTGGACAGATGAAGAAGAAGGAATATGCAGGACGTATGAAGAGCGACCAAGGGGGAGCTTTTGGAAAATGTCTTACGGAAAAAAAATCAGAAGTCATTTTCCCCAAAAGCATCCCATTTTACCGTGTTTCGAAAATGTTTTACCGTAAAATATTTTCAAGCAACCAAACAGcgtaaaatgagaaaaatatttttcagaaaatCAAATACAGGCAAACAAACGCACCCTAGAATGAAAAAGAAGGGAAGAAGCTTTAGCATTTCTAAATAGATTAATTATCTTTGGTGTTCGTAAAATCCTCAAAAATGGAAGTTCTTCGATTAAAGAAGATGAAAAACTAGGAGGAGAGACTTCTTTGGTCGTTTGAAGGTATTTCATGCCGTGATGTgtaacaataatatataaaattattatggcATAGGGAGGATATGATAgataataactcaaaatatttttgaataacAATTGTATACCTATTATATTAAATACAAATCCTTGAAATGAAGGGAAAATGGTATGGCCATGCTGTTGACTTCGAAATATTTGGCAAatctataaattatatatataaggaAGGCATTTGGGCCTTCTTACATGTGTATTTTTACATTATCCTTTTCTTTTATCatgataaaatgataataaattttCACTTTTATTTCTCTcataacatttaaaatttaagatttaattattatattttaatcaaaCATAATTTGTAGATCTATTTTTACAATCATATCAATTAGTTCATACattattatctttaattatctcaATTTTGACCTCTATATTATgctcaaattttaatttatgtactttattttttaatataatttgataCCTCAACTTTTATAATGTAAGACCTTTCTTACACAATACACATGTCAATAACATTGTAAgataatggttaaattttaattttgatatctATATTgtactcaaatttaaaatttaatctttatacttttaaCTCTTGATATAGTTTCATACCTCaacttttataatattattaattagccTAAATGCTTTATCCCAATAAAATGTTGGCATCAAATTTAACATCATTAAAATTGTTTATTAAATTTAGACTTATTGCATATcattttgatttaatatgttcTAATATTTTGGTATACACAATCtactttcttttatttcacatacaGCTTTAAAAATTAACAcacatctcttttttttttaaatatttatttttaaaacaattgcCAACTCTCCGCTTCTAAAATCTACAATATACCAAATATTTTCTCtatcattttttacatttttatcacATTACTACGGAATAAtaagtatttttaattttaaaatatcacaacaaataatttaataaaactagatctgaaaaacaaaaataaattcttaaaataaaaatacagaatATAACATTATAGTATTGCACACAAAGCCGGATAGGTATCATAATTTATACAACAGATCACTGAAATGATAAAACTTGTATAAATacaatgttatatatatataaaaaaacttatataaatgtaacaccttaacaaacaattatctaacatatcaaaacgaatatatcaaaatctaaataatacattaacgcattgaaatttatatataaatagggGCGAGTAAAATTAGATTCtactcaaaaaaatttaaaaaaattcaaatttcaagttaaacgaattgagttattcgagttattcaagttattcgagtcaactcgaatttttttcgaatttcgagttcaaatcgagttgagttttcgaattcaaataactcgaataattcgaatatcaaactataatattttacatttttaccccaaactcctaaacctttttacttttcccttaaaacttttactccttcccactttCTCCCCAAAATTTTTACTCCCCTTCCATCCCAACCCCCAaatctacccaaaatccatttctcactaaaattttactctcccatttactttttctcaaaattttactctcaaaaaccctcaaaactttttattttcccccataatttttactccctcccactttccccttaaaatttttacttccttCCAATCCTACCTCCCATCTACCCCAAATCCACCAccccaattttttttaatattttccttctaaaattttactccccctatttactttccctcaaactTTTATCCTCCAAAACTTTTTATTTCCCCCTTAAATTTTACTTCTAGCCTTTATtctcaaataaaaatcaaaattatccaaaaaaatcactaaacataaatagtaatgattttatttatatctactatttatattattaattaaatttcacattttatattatttatattattaaattgttagtcatattaaatatttatattaaaattgaattattaattatgtcatttaatatttatgttaaaattttatattagtatcaattttacattttatctttaaaataattttattaaaaatcacattttgtatttaatatatttttaattctataCATAGTGACAATAATCAAGATAATTAaaacaactaagcaagcaaaaaataacccgtatataaaagattaataaataaattagaatgtaataaaagttaataaaattttgattaagatggacaaattttattacgaTGAGTGACAGTAATTACAAAGatccaaaattatttttaaaatttaacttgaacaaatatattcaatttaattcgaTTTAAATTTTATCTCATTcaactcgatttaaaaaatttcaaatcaaattagaatgataaaatataatttatcaaCTCGATTAATtcgaaatttttttaatttgaaaaaaattgaacGCTCATCCCTATATATAAACATAGAAAACCTGTACCCATCTCTGGTAAGTAAAAAATTATGATCTTCCAAGGATGCAAGACTATAAATACAAGCAAAATCCCAACGCTATCATGAAAATGAATTAACAAATATCACAAGATTTCTGAGATCAACATAATCATGAAAATGAATTAAGAAATATCAAATTCTAATATAATCTCAGATCCATATTTCAATATCTAAGTAAAACCATGTGTAACCCCAAAATAGTTGTACTTAATCTCAAACGCTATGGACATCTGATGATTGTATGTACACTCTTAACATTCAATACTCTCAATATCCCATCCTACCGTTCGTTCCTTCAAGAATAGGGCTCGAGTCATGTGTATTCACTCTCGATAACTCCCTGCAATGCTGTGAATCCACATATACACTCTCGAGTTCTGCTTGTTGTACATTTGAGCCGTTGGATGGATTCACATTTCGAGACTCTGCTAACATCTGGAAATATGCATGAGGCCCCCACCCTGTATGGTCCGTTACGAAGAAACAATTAAGGTTAACTAGATTTAGAATATGAAGTTAAACAAGAGTCGAATACGAGTATGTACCCAACACCTAATATTCAATTTTTTTCCCAAGTTTTCTTCATATATTTGGATGACCACTCTTCATACTTATGTTCAACAGGATGTTTATAACTATGTTGTTTTGGTTCTTATTTTTTTTAAGTATCCCTGTTTGATGCATGCCCCAACATAGGTACGAAGATATGACGTTTCAAGACTTTCAAAATACATAAAAGAACATAACAGGAAAAAAAATGAACATGCAAGTCATGGCTGTCGTCAGCTCGTGCCGTAAGGTGTTGGGTTAAGTCCCGCAACGAGCGCAACCCTCGTGTTTAGTTGCCATGTCGTATATCACATCCAAATCAAAGTAACATAGCTAGAGGTACCAAAACGTCAGGGTATGGCAAAAAGTGCCCTAAGTTGTTTTATTTATTTGGAGAACCATACTTCATACCCATGTCCAACAAGACGTGTATAGCACTATATTGCTTCGgttccttttttttcttctgaAATACCTATGTCAAACACGAATCCTAACGTGTATGAGGATATAACCTTCCAATAACCCTCCTAttacatataataataaattaacaaATTTAAGTTGGATAGATACCCATATCAGATGCCAAATCCAACCAAGTAACATAGTTACAGCCTAAAGAACATAGGGAAGGAACATACCATCTACTTCATATGGTGCCGGAAAGAATTGCAAGTAACAAAATGATGAAACTGTTAGCCCTGTAAAAAAGACGTAAAAAAACAAAGGGAAAAGGGCTTATCACAAAACGTAAAGATTATAAAGAGGAAATTAATAGGAAAAATGAAGTGCCCAAAAGACAAACCTAGAAGACCCCCAGCAAAAACATCTTGCCAGTGATGCCAATAGTCATCAACTCGAGAAATTCCCACTAAAGCAGCAATAAGTAATGGTAAGAAGACGATGCATAGCTTTGCCACATGGCCCTGGCGATCAAATACCCGGATTTTTCCAGACAAGTATAGTGCAAGAAATCCAAGACCTGCAAACGACCCTGCATGTTGAAAAACAAAGTTGATCAAAAAGCCACTTTTAGATAAACTAGAGGTAAAATAAATGCATAAAAAAAACAGCGGAGctcatatttaaaccaacatgcTTGTATGCACTCCCAATGATAAAGTAGTACATAATATTAATAACAACAGCAATAATAATAGAGATTAAAATAAGAACGAAAGTTGTCATGTAATAGCACTGAAAACCTCACATTATGTTCATTCCAAAAACAAGTGGAAAACTCCAATGCTACTTCAACTcattatttttcttgaaataccTTGCTTCACACTTGTGTCCAAGAAAGACCCATTCTAGACACATACCCAGATCTGACACACACCCGAGTATGACTAAGGTGGGATAGTGACACTAACTTGCTCCACAGAAACTTCGGCATTCTAGGGACTTAGCTATAATCGCTATCCAATACAATCCAATATAGCTAAGTTGTGATCATCACAGACATGCATACCTGCATCTTTTATTCTCTCTTTTGTAAAATATATTATACAAATAATATTCATCATCATTTATGAtaattatatatgcatatataacaTTACGTTTTCAATCAGATAAAGGCACATCCAGACACTATTTACAGGCAATCAGAATTCTTTCCCTTCTAATAAATCTATGTTAATGAGAATGCTGTAATGGATGTGTGGGTCTACAAGAAATGATTAAAAATGAGTCCATTCATGCAGGCTGCCACACTAAATGATAATGAAATGGCGGACAAAGATTTAAGGGGAAACCCGGGTAGTGCTTATACAAAGTGTAACCATGATGAAAAGGCCATGAAGCTGGAAATAATTAGACTGCTTACATGAAGTATGACCACTGGGAAAACTTTTGTGTCCTTCCTTGATGACACTCTTTATTCCAGTACACATAACGTCCTTTGTCACAGGGTCAAAAACCTGCATGATTGATGCAACGAATGCCTGTTGGCAAACTACAGGACTGACCGAGACTTAAAAAGAAAATCGGAAAATAGGAGGCTAACCCCTTTTCCATCAGGGAAACAACGCCAAAAGAAGTCTGGACGAGGCCGACCAACGGCATCTTTAATAGCATCAGTTATAACACCAGTGATAAGCACAGAAAACAGAAGGCCTGAATATACAATCAAGTAGCAACAGTTTCTAAATGCTATCACATTCAGGCAAAAGATGATGAACTTTCAGAATCCCAAGGGGAAATGTAGTGTTACCCAGTATGGCGTGGTGTAGATCATAAACATCCTTTCTGATGAAATAGTATACAAGAATGACAAAAAGTGGAAGCATTATCGCAAGCATCTGTTACCAGGAAGAACACAAACATTATACTTAGTGTCATCATCATTGATTGAATCAGAACAAATTCTCCTGCCAGAAAGTAATTCTAGTATGACAGTATATCTCAAAGCTAGAACATACAGGAACGGCCCAAAAGGGAACGGTATTGTCTTTCATTGGGTATTTCAGATCAGTCATCATATCCTCTCCGACAAAGCGGTGAAATGGTTCTATAACATTTAAAATGACCTCTATCACAATGAGAAGCAAAAGAATGATCCAGTCATGCATGTGAGTCCTTGCAACTTTAACCCCATGAGACCTTACAGTATGAGCACCCAACTGAATCTCTGGCATCCTCACTGATTTTAGAACATATAGAAAAGGTTaataaatgaaaacaaaaataaactGATGTGCGATGAAAAAGAGAGAGGATGATACTGAAATACAGTTAAGACTACAATTACCAAGACAGCAAACAAGAAAAAAGGGATCATGAGCATGAGTCACAATAATAGGATAACCGCACACTAAAAACTAGCTACAACAACGAAATAAAATGCTAATTTTGCAGGAAGTAAAGGTCAAATAATGTAAAAGTATGTCATAGAATCTTATAATAGTAATAGATGAGTTGGGACATGGTAAAGAAgcaaaattcataatttaaagTACAAAGAGGGTATATAAATCAAATTAAAGCAAAACAAACTTATTTAAATCAAAGGAGAACAAAGGGGGGAAAGGCCTTTGTTTTCCCTATGCCTCCACTCACTAGTTGTAACATGAATTTTCTAGGGTGCACAAAGCAATCTTGTTGAGTGGAAGTATGATATCCGTAGAAGATCATGACGAACAAAAGGAGGGATATGATATCCGTAGAAGATCATGAAGAACTAAAGGAGGGATTGTTTCATAAAATAAACCATAGAATCTTATAATATGTAATAGATGCATTGTAACCTGGTAAAGAAGCAAAATTCATAATTTATAGTATATCAGGAAAAATTAGaatcaaaggaaaaagaagagaaaaaaataaaccCTTTGTTTTCCTTCTTCCAATGCTCCTGGTGCACTCACTAACTGTAACAAGAAATTTTCTAGGGTGGACAAAGCAAATTTTTCCAGTGGATGTATAGTATCTCCATAAGATGATGAATAAGTGAAGGACAGACAGTTTCACAGAAAACATAATTCACTATGGGGACAAAACTAATCATCAGGGGCCCAACCTAGACAGCTAACAAATCACTACAGCTTTGCTTTCGCACAGATGGGTCAAGGACCTCAAACCACATGAGAATTGCAGTGCAGATGAGAAATCAAGTGCAACTCCACGAAATTCATTCTTGTCTCGGTACTAATAGAACTAAATCATGCAGACTGACAAAATATTCATATTGCTCcaactcttctttttttttaaagtgcTGTGTCCGACAATCATATCCAACGCATATCTGTACATAGGTATGAGGataaacttcaaaattttttgAAGATAGCCAAGTTGAACAAATACCCATAACCAACGACACCAGAATCCAAGTAACATAGAAAGATGCACAGGCAATGTTTATCTAAATGCTAAAGTTGCAAATGCAACATTTATCTAAACGTAAAAGTAGCCTCCGCAACGAGTTCAACAAAGGGTGTTTCAGCAGAGTTCAATGTTGGTTACTTTGGTTTAACAAAGGGCACTCCGCTTCAGACATTTCTACAAATCGGTGTTCCTCATAAAAAAAACCTTCACAAATCCAAAGCTGTGCTAATTGGAGAAAACATCATTATCCTGCAAAGTAGACTATACAACAACAGGCATATCTTCATCAGCTGTTGAAAATATAAAATCAAAGCTTCTGACTTCATCTAAACCCCTTCCTTATCAATAAAAATTGAAATCAGTTAGCCAAATGAAGCCTGTTTCGAAAGGTtcgtaaaattttaataaaagttgCGGATTCAATTCCAGAACGAACATCAACAAATAccaagggaaaaaaaaagaacatCAAGCGGAATCTTGTTCAAGCAGTTCTATCGTATATGctcttttttcttatttttccgaACCAAAAGATTTGGAAAGAAAatccaaaacaagaaaaaaaaaaaaaactaacaccTTCTCGCACTGAACTGTCTTCAATCCAGAGAAGTAAAACAAGCAAAacccgttttttttttttttaccttcgtctttccctttaTTTACCTCGATTTAGCAGAAAAAAAAACTTACTAAAAAGAAGAGGAAAACTGAAGTAAAAGTAAGTTGATCGATCAGAAAGTGTGGGAGAGTATGAACTAAAAGTGTGGGAGAGTATGAACTAACCGTCAGAAAATTTGAACTTCGTCTGAGAATAATGATCGGATCGAAGAAATGAACGGAGTTTTTCAGTCAACAGCGAACTAAAAAGCGCGTTATATTCTCTTTTTTCCTCTGTTTTCTCGAAGCATTAAAATTTGAATCGCGTTGAATATTTATGGCATGCGAAAAAAGGATTTTCCTTTTCTGAAAAGAAAATCGCGTCAAATTCGAGGAGGAACCGATGGGGATGGAGCGGCacttttttaatttgttttataaatattgaaGTTGGTGAACCGACAGACAGTGACAAAATTACAACACGAAAAATCAAATCAAAGCCGAAAATAGGCCATTGGATCAGGTCATTTTCTACGAAAACGCGTCCACGTCAACACGATTTTAAGGAATATGTCAACAAAACAtttcttaaaaattatttttaaatattataaaaatagatcaattttttaaaaatttataagaatAAACCTTATAAAAGGCTTAACCTGACAATACTAGGTTTTACCAATTAACATGGAAATGAAACTTACAAAACAAATCTTTATATAGATTCAAAGTCTCATTTCCCTTATAGCAATGTGGGATAttagatatgtgtatatatagactcatgaataagtTTGCAGCTTGTTTCTAAACAATGTGAGATTCTTTCATCTTTTAACTAACAACATAAGACTAAATGCTacactatattttataatttttttataaaacaatttctattttttatattttgttaacattttcttatattataaaattatcttttgaGCTATTTAATCTTGTTGCATTTTAGAATTGTTAACATATACAAAATAACTATTAAAAAAGAGAACAAATTGCACATATGAAACTT is part of the Gossypium arboreum isolate Shixiya-1 chromosome 5, ASM2569848v2, whole genome shotgun sequence genome and harbors:
- the LOC108465816 gene encoding lipid phosphate phosphatase 2-like isoform X1, yielding MSEAECPLLNQMRMPEIQLGAHTVRSHGVKVARTHMHDWIILLLLIVIEVILNVIEPFHRFVGEDMMTDLKYPMKDNTVPFWAVPMLAIMLPLFVILVYYFIRKDVYDLHHAILGLLFSVLITGVITDAIKDAVGRPRPDFFWRCFPDGKGVFDPVTKDVMCTGIKSVIKEGHKSFPSGHTSWSFAGLGFLALYLSGKIRVFDRQGHVAKLCIVFLPLLIAALVGISRVDDYWHHWQDVFAGGLLGLTVSSFCYLQFFPAPYEVDGWGPHAYFQMLAESRNVNPSNGSNVQQAELESVYVDSQHCRELSRVNTHDSSPILEGTNGRMGY
- the LOC108465816 gene encoding lipid phosphate phosphatase 2-like isoform X2; the encoded protein is MPEIQLGAHTVRSHGVKVARTHMHDWIILLLLIVIEVILNVIEPFHRFVGEDMMTDLKYPMKDNTVPFWAVPMLAIMLPLFVILVYYFIRKDVYDLHHAILGLLFSVLITGVITDAIKDAVGRPRPDFFWRCFPDGKGVFDPVTKDVMCTGIKSVIKEGHKSFPSGHTSWSFAGLGFLALYLSGKIRVFDRQGHVAKLCIVFLPLLIAALVGISRVDDYWHHWQDVFAGGLLGLTVSSFCYLQFFPAPYEVDGWGPHAYFQMLAESRNVNPSNGSNVQQAELESVYVDSQHCRELSRVNTHDSSPILEGTNGRMGY
- the LOC108465816 gene encoding lipid phosphate phosphatase 2-like isoform X4 — encoded protein: MPEIQLGAHTVRSHGVKVARTHMHDWIILLLLIVIEVILNVIEPFHRFVGEDMMTDLKYPMKDNTVPFWAVPMLAIMLPLFVILVYYFIRKDVYDLHHAILGLLFSVLITGVITDAIKDAVGRPRPDFFWRCFPDGKGVFDPVTKDVMCTGIKSVIKEGHKSFPSGHTSWSFAGLGFLALYLSGKIRVFDRQGHVAKLCIVFLPLLIAALVGISRVDDYWHHWQDVFAGGLLGLTVSSFCYLQFFPAPYEVDGISEEKKGTEAI
- the LOC108465816 gene encoding lipid phosphate phosphatase 2-like isoform X3, giving the protein MSEAECPLLNQMRMPEIQLGAHTVRSHGVKVARTHMHDWIILLLLIVIEVILNVIEPFHRFVGEDMMTDLKYPMKDNTVPFWAVPMLAIMLPLFVILVYYFIRKDVYDLHHAILGLLFSVLITGVITDAIKDAVGRPRPDFFWRCFPDGKGVFDPVTKDVMCTGIKSVIKEGHKSFPSGHTSWSFAGLGFLALYLSGKIRVFDRQGHVAKLCIVFLPLLIAALVGISRVDDYWHHWQDVFAGGLLGLTVSSFCYLQFFPAPYEVDGISEEKKGTEAI